Proteins encoded together in one Miscanthus floridulus cultivar M001 chromosome 16, ASM1932011v1, whole genome shotgun sequence window:
- the LOC136513295 gene encoding large ribosomal subunit protein uL13w-like encodes MVSGSGVCAKRIVVDARHHMLGRLSSIIAKELLNGQKVVVVRCEEICMSGGLVRQKMKYLRFLRKRMNTKPSHGPIHFRAPAKILWRTIRGMIPHKTKRGEAALARLKTYEGVPPPYDKTKRVVIPDALKVLRLQPGHKYCLLGELSKEVGWNYHDTIRELEEKRKEKAKVAYERRKQLAKLRVKAEKTAEEKMGSSQLEILAPIKY; translated from the exons ATGGTGTCCGGCTCCGGCGTGTGCGCAAAGCGCATCGTGGTGGACGCGCGGCACCACATGCTGGGTCGCCTCTCCTCGATCATCGCAAAAGAGCTGCTCAATGGGCAGAAGGTGGTGGTCGTCCGCTGCGAGGAGATCTGCATGTCCGGTGGCCTCGTCCGCCAGAAGATGAAGTACCTCCGTTTCCTCCGCAAGCGGATGAACACCAAGCCGTCCCACGGGCCCATCCACTTCCGCGCCCCTGCCAAAATCCTGTGGCGTACCATCCGCGG GATGATTCCGCACAAGACCAAGAGGGGAGAGGCGGCTCTGGCGAGGCTCAAGACATACGAGGGCGTCCCGCCGCCGTACGACAAGACGAAGCGCGTGGTCATCCCTGACGCTCTTAA GGTTCTGAGGCTGCAGCCTGGgcacaagtactgccttctcggCGAGCTCTCTAAGGAGGTCGGATGGAACTACCATGACACCATCAGG GAACTTGAGGAGAAGAGGAAAGAGAAGGCCAAGGTTGCCTATGAGAGGAGGAAGCAACTGGCCAAGCTGCGCGTCAAGGCTGAGAAGACAGCCGAGGAGAAGATGGGATCATCTCAGCTGGAGATTCTTGCCCCGATCAAGTACTGA